The following proteins come from a genomic window of Posidoniimonas polymericola:
- a CDS encoding gamma-glutamyl-gamma-aminobutyrate hydrolase family protein has protein sequence MKKKSLTTLWLALALCFGATAGFPSAAAQPATVAAPPVAAPPVAEPMVVEASAVENAGVERTFAEPVIGIASLTTDTYVRAIRACGGVPLVLPNTDGSPELVDEYLELLDGLLMPGGADIPPSEWGEAPHPTTRVLDDNRYQFEKALIKAWIEQTDKPLLGICLGSQWVNVAHGGSLMQDIPSELGVSHRSVTHKVTIEPDSRLMQIFGRTELEVNSFHHQAVRNVGQGLRVVARSPDGVIEGTETTDPNRFLIGVQWHPEKMMPGSELQAKLFRAFIAAAAEEPQ, from the coding sequence ATGAAGAAGAAGTCGCTCACAACGCTCTGGCTCGCCCTCGCCCTCTGCTTCGGCGCGACCGCCGGCTTCCCATCTGCTGCGGCCCAGCCGGCCACCGTTGCCGCGCCGCCTGTTGCCGCGCCGCCCGTCGCCGAGCCCATGGTCGTCGAAGCGTCCGCGGTCGAGAACGCCGGGGTCGAACGCACCTTTGCCGAGCCGGTCATCGGCATCGCCAGCCTGACCACCGACACCTACGTCCGGGCGATCCGGGCGTGCGGCGGCGTGCCGCTCGTGCTCCCCAACACCGACGGCAGCCCCGAGCTGGTCGACGAGTACCTCGAGCTGCTCGACGGGCTGCTGATGCCCGGCGGCGCCGACATCCCGCCCTCCGAGTGGGGCGAGGCCCCGCACCCGACCACCCGTGTGCTGGACGACAACCGCTACCAGTTTGAGAAGGCCCTCATCAAGGCCTGGATCGAGCAGACCGACAAGCCGCTCTTGGGGATCTGCCTCGGCAGCCAGTGGGTGAACGTCGCGCACGGCGGCTCACTGATGCAGGACATCCCGTCGGAGCTCGGCGTCAGCCACCGCAGCGTGACGCACAAGGTGACGATCGAGCCCGACTCGCGGCTGATGCAGATCTTCGGCCGCACCGAGCTCGAGGTGAACTCGTTCCACCACCAGGCCGTGCGGAACGTCGGCCAGGGCCTGAGGGTCGTCGCCCGCAGCCCGGACGGCGTCATCGAGGGGACCGAAACGACCGACCCGAACCGGTTCCTGATCGGCGTGCAGTGGCACCCGGAGAAGATGATGCCGGGCAGCGAGCTGCAGGCCAAGCTGTTCCGGGCGTTCATCGCCGCCGCCGCGGAGGAACCCCAGTGA
- a CDS encoding zinc-ribbon domain containing protein, translating into MRRSSNKAFSRDGKRPVSKGGRTSKRQRRRAIVARRKAERDRAAQEIADRKHSWCNRLNEGGLAVDRGRLAPDNSYGVPNFVARGYYLNLPFACKDCGKQEVWNARQQKWWYEVAKGGVWTTAVRCRPCRRQERERREEARRVHLDGLAHKRANR; encoded by the coding sequence ATGCGTCGATCATCCAACAAGGCATTCTCCCGTGACGGCAAGCGGCCGGTCAGCAAGGGCGGCCGCACCAGCAAGCGGCAGCGCCGGCGGGCTATCGTCGCCCGCCGCAAGGCGGAGCGTGACCGGGCGGCCCAGGAAATCGCCGACCGCAAGCACTCGTGGTGCAACCGATTGAACGAGGGCGGCTTGGCCGTCGACCGTGGCCGTTTGGCGCCGGACAACAGCTACGGGGTGCCCAACTTCGTCGCCCGCGGCTACTACCTCAACCTCCCCTTCGCCTGCAAGGACTGCGGGAAGCAGGAGGTATGGAACGCCCGGCAGCAGAAGTGGTGGTACGAGGTCGCCAAGGGGGGCGTCTGGACCACCGCCGTCCGCTGCCGCCCTTGCCGTCGCCAGGAACGAGAGCGGCGCGAAGAAGCCCGGCGGGTACACCTTGATGGGTTGGCTCACAAGCGAGCAAACCGCTGA
- a CDS encoding lectin-like protein: MRLIAAAIACVLFADISAAAVLDGPIINPANGHSYYLLEPASWTESQAEAELLGGNLVTIDDQEENDWVLITFGGVPGQKYLWLGLNDFAQEGTFEWADSTPIGYTNWFPGEPNNQGGDENAVLFPWNAGGTWNDVNRSGGIGSATVCGVVEVGIPEPATALLLAASVVSLAGVRRRWA; this comes from the coding sequence ATGCGTCTCATTGCTGCTGCGATTGCCTGCGTGCTTTTCGCCGATATTTCGGCCGCGGCCGTGCTCGACGGCCCGATCATCAACCCCGCCAACGGCCACAGCTACTACCTGCTCGAGCCAGCAAGCTGGACCGAAAGCCAGGCCGAGGCCGAGTTGCTCGGCGGCAACCTTGTCACGATTGACGACCAGGAAGAGAACGACTGGGTGCTGATTACCTTCGGCGGGGTCCCGGGGCAGAAGTACCTCTGGCTGGGCCTCAACGATTTTGCCCAGGAGGGAACATTCGAGTGGGCCGACAGCACTCCCATCGGCTACACCAACTGGTTCCCCGGCGAGCCCAACAACCAGGGCGGAGACGAGAACGCAGTGCTGTTCCCCTGGAACGCGGGCGGCACTTGGAACGACGTGAATCGCTCGGGAGGAATTGGTTCCGCAACCGTGTGCGGCGTTGTCGAGGTCGGCATCCCCGAACCGGCGACCGCCCTGCTGCTGGCGGCGTCCGTGGTCTCACTGGCTGGCGTTCGCCGCCGCTGGGCCTAA
- a CDS encoding UdgX family uracil-DNA binding protein (This protein belongs to the uracil DNA glycosylase superfamily, members of which act in excision repair of DNA. However, it belongs more specifically to UdgX branch, whose founding member was found to bind uracil in DNA (where it does not belong), without cleaving it, appears to promote DNA repair by a pathway involving RecA, rather than base excision.), which produces MYVFPVAGFAEWRDAARGLLMAGATPGEVRFEPPSEQRSLFAEIPPAPLTKSRKVVRTPKEFVKLAERVALHAAPRRFDLLYRLLYRLTHESYQLLDDAIDPDVAEANAMRAAVKRDAHKAKAFVRFHEVPSRSDREAFVAWHRADHQILSIVAPFFSRRFPSMDWTVWTPHESASWDGHELRYGPGAGREQAPADDELIGLWQQYYAAAFNPARKNTKAMKREMPVRYWQSMPETRLLPELLADADRRAAAMVDRGRRLAVTAADFLPADADLDSLRTAAAACRGCELCDIGSRTVFGEGPTDARLMLVGEQPGDEEDLAGRPFVGPAGRALDAALAEAGVDRAGVHLTNTVKHFYHVERGKRRLHKKPAVRHANACAPWLRAEINLVRPAAIVALGATAAQTLVRRDLRVTESRGQWFATAAGFPVLVANHPSAVLRARDERHSEDLRRGLIDDLATAIQFVSQPASTK; this is translated from the coding sequence ATGTACGTGTTTCCTGTTGCTGGCTTTGCCGAGTGGCGGGACGCGGCCCGTGGCCTGCTGATGGCCGGCGCGACGCCGGGCGAGGTCCGCTTCGAGCCGCCGAGCGAGCAACGCTCGCTGTTCGCCGAAATACCACCGGCGCCGCTGACCAAATCGCGCAAGGTCGTGCGCACGCCGAAAGAGTTCGTGAAGCTGGCCGAGCGGGTGGCGCTGCACGCCGCGCCCCGACGCTTTGACCTGCTCTACCGGTTGCTGTACCGCCTGACCCACGAGTCCTACCAACTGCTCGACGACGCGATCGACCCCGATGTGGCCGAGGCCAATGCCATGCGGGCGGCGGTCAAGCGTGACGCGCACAAGGCCAAGGCGTTTGTCCGTTTTCATGAGGTTCCAAGTCGTTCGGACCGCGAGGCGTTTGTCGCCTGGCACCGTGCCGATCACCAGATCCTGTCGATTGTTGCCCCGTTCTTTTCCCGCCGCTTCCCTTCAATGGACTGGACCGTGTGGACGCCGCACGAGTCGGCCTCGTGGGACGGACACGAGCTCCGCTACGGCCCCGGCGCCGGCCGCGAGCAGGCGCCCGCCGATGATGAACTCATTGGTTTGTGGCAGCAGTACTACGCGGCCGCGTTCAACCCGGCCCGCAAGAACACCAAGGCAATGAAGCGTGAGATGCCGGTGCGGTACTGGCAATCCATGCCCGAGACCCGCCTGCTCCCCGAGCTGCTCGCCGACGCCGACCGCCGCGCCGCCGCGATGGTCGACCGCGGCCGCCGGCTCGCCGTGACCGCCGCCGACTTCCTGCCGGCCGATGCCGATCTTGACTCACTCCGCACAGCCGCCGCCGCTTGCCGAGGCTGCGAGCTGTGCGACATTGGTTCCCGGACCGTGTTCGGCGAAGGCCCCACCGACGCGCGACTGATGCTGGTCGGCGAGCAGCCCGGCGACGAGGAGGACCTCGCCGGCCGCCCGTTCGTGGGCCCGGCCGGCCGCGCGCTCGACGCGGCCCTCGCCGAGGCCGGCGTCGACCGCGCGGGCGTGCACCTCACCAACACCGTCAAGCACTTCTATCATGTCGAACGCGGCAAACGGCGGCTCCACAAAAAGCCCGCCGTGCGGCACGCCAACGCCTGTGCGCCGTGGCTGCGGGCGGAAATCAACCTCGTCCGCCCCGCGGCCATCGTCGCGCTCGGCGCCACAGCCGCCCAGACGCTGGTGCGGCGCGACCTCCGCGTCACCGAGTCACGCGGCCAGTGGTTTGCAACCGCCGCCGGCTTTCCCGTGCTGGTCGCCAACCACCCGTCGGCCGTGCTCCGCGCCCGCGACGAGCGGCACAGCGAAGACCTGCGACGGGGGTTGATTGACGACCTCGCGACCGCGATCCAGTTCGTGTCTCAGCCGGCTAGTACGAAGTAG
- a CDS encoding BPL-N domain-containing protein: MSHRQRVITCWAALLTSSLLAPTCLAEEAIRVAVFQGSGVGKSAPSVLRALRSEHDPASPDGINVGPIEAERITAAQINAGGLDDFDVLVHPGGSASGQAKALGEDGRARVRAFVEGGGGYLGVCAGAYLATNDYSWSLGLIDAKVVDRRHWARGKGEVTLKLSPAAAEFFAAPSGELQLRYAQGPLLGRREWDDPAVPNYESLALFDTEIAKNGAPKGVMAGTSAIVRAEHGAGRVFCYSPHPELTKGRDAMIPRAVEWLAGQAD, encoded by the coding sequence GTGAGCCACCGCCAACGCGTCATTACCTGCTGGGCGGCGTTGCTGACGTCGTCGCTGCTCGCCCCGACCTGCCTCGCCGAGGAAGCCATCCGGGTGGCGGTATTCCAAGGCAGTGGGGTGGGCAAGAGCGCACCGAGCGTGCTCAGAGCCCTGAGGTCCGAGCACGACCCCGCCAGCCCCGACGGTATCAACGTCGGCCCTATCGAAGCCGAGCGGATCACGGCCGCGCAGATCAACGCCGGCGGCCTTGACGATTTCGACGTGCTGGTGCACCCGGGCGGCAGCGCCAGCGGCCAAGCCAAGGCGCTCGGCGAGGACGGCCGGGCGCGGGTCCGGGCGTTCGTCGAGGGCGGCGGCGGCTACCTTGGCGTCTGCGCCGGCGCGTACCTGGCGACCAACGACTACTCCTGGTCGCTCGGGCTGATCGACGCCAAGGTGGTCGACCGCCGCCACTGGGCCCGCGGCAAGGGCGAGGTCACGCTCAAGCTGTCGCCGGCCGCCGCCGAGTTCTTCGCGGCCCCCTCCGGTGAGCTGCAGTTGCGCTACGCCCAGGGCCCGCTGCTGGGGCGCCGCGAGTGGGACGACCCGGCCGTGCCCAACTACGAAAGCCTCGCCCTGTTCGACACCGAGATCGCCAAGAACGGCGCCCCCAAGGGCGTCATGGCCGGCACGTCGGCGATCGTGCGGGCGGAGCACGGCGCCGGCCGAGTGTTCTGCTACTCGCCCCACCCCGAGCTGACCAAGGGCCGCGACGCGATGATCCCCCGCGCGGTGGAGTGGCTCGCGGGCCAGGCCGACTAG
- a CDS encoding putative DNA modification/repair radical SAM protein yields the protein MDVAHKLTILADAAKYDASCASSGSKSTREGSRLGSTEGTGICHSYTPDGRCVSLLKILLTNYCIFDCKYCINRVSSDVPRARFSVDEVVRLTLRFYQRNYIEGLFLSSGVLQSPDHTMEMLVEVARKLREEHKFGGYIHLKGIAGASEDLIAKAGEFADRVSVNIELPTSRDLGELAPEKKPEQIDGAMATLRSRIDETKDAQRSGLRPPRFAPAGQSTQMIIGATPTPDREVLRTASSLYQQRRLRRVYYSAFSPIPDHDERLAPSRPPLVREHRLYQADWLMRFYGFHVSELVTEDDGNLSLKVDPKLAWALAHRERFPVDVNRADRELLLRVPGLGVRSVNKILSIRRQRRLRSDDLRRLGAAWKRTAPFVTAGDRTPAHRLLDSQHLIDRFVNPARQLSLFDTSVMAATGEL from the coding sequence ATGGACGTAGCGCACAAGCTGACAATCCTCGCCGACGCGGCCAAGTACGACGCGTCGTGCGCCAGCAGCGGATCGAAGTCGACCCGCGAGGGGAGCCGCCTCGGCAGCACCGAGGGGACCGGCATCTGCCACAGCTACACGCCCGACGGGCGGTGCGTGTCGCTGCTCAAGATCCTGCTGACCAACTACTGCATCTTCGACTGCAAGTACTGCATCAACCGAGTGTCGAGCGACGTGCCGCGGGCCCGCTTCTCGGTCGACGAGGTGGTGCGGCTGACGCTGCGGTTCTACCAGCGGAACTACATCGAGGGCCTGTTCCTCAGCTCCGGCGTGCTGCAGTCGCCCGACCACACGATGGAGATGCTGGTCGAGGTCGCCCGCAAGCTCCGCGAAGAACACAAGTTCGGCGGCTACATCCACTTGAAGGGGATCGCCGGGGCGTCGGAAGACCTGATCGCCAAGGCGGGCGAGTTCGCCGACCGCGTGAGCGTCAACATCGAGCTGCCGACCAGCCGCGACCTGGGCGAGCTGGCGCCGGAGAAGAAGCCCGAGCAGATCGACGGCGCCATGGCGACCCTCCGCTCGCGCATCGACGAGACCAAGGACGCGCAGCGCTCGGGCCTGCGGCCGCCGCGGTTCGCGCCGGCGGGGCAGAGCACCCAGATGATCATCGGCGCCACGCCGACGCCCGACCGCGAGGTGCTGCGTACGGCGTCGTCGCTCTACCAGCAGCGGCGGCTGCGGCGGGTTTACTACTCGGCGTTCAGCCCGATCCCGGACCACGACGAGCGGCTCGCCCCCAGCCGTCCGCCACTGGTCCGCGAGCACCGGCTGTACCAGGCCGACTGGCTGATGCGTTTTTACGGGTTTCATGTGTCGGAGCTCGTGACCGAGGATGACGGCAATCTTTCGCTCAAGGTCGACCCGAAGCTCGCCTGGGCGCTCGCGCACCGCGAGCGTTTCCCGGTCGACGTCAACCGCGCCGACCGCGAGCTGCTGCTCCGTGTGCCGGGCCTCGGCGTGCGGAGCGTCAACAAGATCCTCTCGATCCGGCGCCAGCGTCGCCTCCGCAGCGACGACCTGCGCAGGCTTGGCGCCGCCTGGAAGCGGACCGCGCCGTTCGTCACCGCCGGCGACCGCACGCCGGCCCACCGGCTGCTCGACTCGCAGCACCTGATCGACCGGTTCGTGAACCCGGCTCGGCAGCTCTCGTTGTTCGACACGTCGGTCATGGCGGCTACCGGGGAGCTGTGA
- a CDS encoding DinB family protein, which yields MNPLTNQPWIDALRGTVDSYRRMIDATVTQLSDAELRTRPAPGMNSVATILRHLGGNLQSRWTDFLTTDGEKPDRDRESEFLDWPGDRESLMAYFDAGWAALTSAISQLDDNNLGRTITIRGEPHTIPEALMRSVTHLTYHVGQISLIARTVHEGDWHWLTIAPGQSAEHNDRSWGTSESRGVFGKEEGGP from the coding sequence ATGAACCCACTCACAAACCAACCGTGGATCGACGCCCTCCGGGGCACGGTCGACTCGTACCGCCGGATGATCGACGCCACCGTCACGCAGCTCTCCGACGCCGAGCTCCGCACGCGCCCGGCGCCCGGCATGAACTCGGTCGCCACGATCCTGCGTCACCTGGGCGGCAACCTGCAAAGCCGCTGGACCGACTTCCTGACCACCGACGGCGAGAAGCCGGACCGCGACCGCGAGAGCGAGTTCCTCGACTGGCCGGGCGACCGGGAGTCGCTGATGGCGTACTTCGACGCCGGCTGGGCCGCGCTGACGTCGGCCATTAGTCAGCTCGACGACAACAACCTTGGCCGCACGATCACGATCCGCGGCGAGCCCCACACCATTCCCGAGGCCTTGATGCGCTCGGTCACCCACCTGACGTACCATGTCGGCCAGATCTCGCTGATCGCCCGCACGGTGCACGAGGGCGACTGGCATTGGCTGACCATCGCCCCCGGCCAGAGCGCCGAGCACAACGACCGAAGCTGGGGGACGAGCGAGAGTCGTGGGGTGTTTGGTAAGGAAGAGGGGGGGCCGTAG
- a CDS encoding endo-1,4-beta-xylanase produces MTTLFAGRRCAALLLCLLLCLLSLTTSANAGERWTKERANDWYAKTGWLVGCNFNPSTAMNQLEMWQADTFDPETIDRELGWAEGLGFNSVRVYLHDLCWAEDSEGFCQRIDKFLEIADSHGIGVMFVPLDGVWDPFPQAGKQREPKPHTHNSGWVQSPGAEILRDPARHDELQPYIVGLLTRFKDDKRIHAWDLFNEPDNPNESAYGKVELKNKGEMAMLLLRKAFAWAREVDPSQPLTSAMWYDDWADHDAMKEMDRFMTEHSDIITFHCYDDAATFAQKVERLKRYGRPMLCTEYMARPRESTFEQILPICKRENVGAYNWGFVDGRSQTIYPWDSWNRDYTAEPELWFHDIFRRDGTPYRQGEVELIRKLTGAE; encoded by the coding sequence ATGACTACCCTCTTTGCCGGGCGCCGCTGCGCCGCTTTGCTGCTCTGTTTGCTGCTCTGTTTGCTGTCGCTCACGACCTCTGCCAACGCCGGCGAGCGGTGGACGAAGGAGCGGGCCAACGACTGGTACGCCAAGACCGGCTGGCTGGTTGGCTGCAACTTCAACCCCAGCACGGCGATGAACCAGCTGGAGATGTGGCAGGCCGACACCTTTGACCCGGAGACTATCGACCGCGAACTCGGCTGGGCCGAGGGGCTCGGCTTCAACTCGGTGCGGGTCTACCTGCACGACCTCTGCTGGGCCGAGGACAGCGAGGGCTTCTGCCAGCGGATCGACAAGTTCCTCGAGATCGCCGACAGCCACGGCATCGGCGTGATGTTCGTTCCGCTCGACGGCGTGTGGGACCCGTTCCCGCAGGCGGGCAAGCAGCGCGAGCCGAAGCCGCACACGCACAACTCCGGCTGGGTGCAGAGCCCCGGCGCCGAGATCCTCCGCGACCCCGCCCGGCACGACGAGCTGCAGCCGTACATCGTCGGCCTGCTGACCCGCTTCAAGGACGACAAGCGTATTCACGCGTGGGACCTGTTCAACGAACCGGACAACCCCAACGAGAGCGCCTACGGCAAAGTCGAGCTGAAGAATAAGGGTGAGATGGCGATGCTGCTCCTGCGGAAGGCGTTCGCGTGGGCCCGCGAAGTCGACCCGAGCCAGCCGCTCACCTCCGCCATGTGGTACGACGACTGGGCCGATCACGACGCGATGAAGGAGATGGACCGGTTTATGACCGAGCACTCCGACATTATCACGTTCCACTGCTACGACGATGCGGCGACCTTCGCTCAAAAGGTCGAGCGGCTGAAGCGGTACGGCCGCCCCATGCTCTGCACCGAGTACATGGCACGCCCGCGAGAGAGCACCTTCGAGCAGATCCTGCCGATCTGCAAGCGGGAGAACGTCGGCGCGTACAACTGGGGCTTCGTCGACGGCCGCAGCCAGACGATCTACCCGTGGGACTCGTGGAACCGCGATTACACGGCCGAGCCCGAGCTCTGGTTCCACGACATCTTCCGCCGCGACGGCACGCCGTACCGCCAGGGCGAGGTCGAGCTGATCCGCAAGCTGACCGGCGCGGAGTAG
- a CDS encoding NCS2 family permease — protein sequence MPLRYLLSDNLGRPTSVGVEARGALTTFLTMAYILPVNAGILAAAVGEEQQGSLVACTALAAGICCLLMGLVANAPIALASGMGLNALIAFNVAAAAGSWQAAMGLVVVEGLVILALVLLGMREAVLDAIPRSLRLAIGAGIGLFIALIGLSNAGIVVQGVPAPPAGPLLAPGDVREPATAIALAGLAITAALLAWRVKGALLLGILATTAIAAAAGQVAAPTGWGWPSFGVALQADVLGALKWELVPLLFAVMMVDFFDTLGTATAVAEEGGLLDERGRIPAARRLLAVDSLSASIGGLLGVSSVTSYIESAAGVAEGARTGLHAVFVGLLFLLAVFLAPLAAVVPAAATAPALILVGFLMLRQLAELDFERLDEAIPAFLTLLTIPLTFSIAHGIGYGVLAHVLIKLLRGRWSELNLLMFGIAAAFAAYFVLAG from the coding sequence GTGCCGCTCCGCTACCTGCTCTCCGACAACCTCGGCCGCCCGACCAGCGTCGGGGTCGAGGCGCGTGGCGCCCTGACCACGTTCCTGACGATGGCCTACATCCTGCCGGTCAACGCCGGCATCCTGGCGGCCGCGGTCGGCGAGGAGCAGCAGGGCTCGCTGGTCGCGTGCACCGCGCTGGCGGCGGGCATTTGCTGCCTGCTGATGGGGCTGGTGGCCAACGCGCCGATTGCGCTCGCCAGCGGGATGGGGCTCAACGCGCTGATCGCGTTCAACGTCGCCGCGGCGGCAGGGAGCTGGCAGGCGGCGATGGGGCTGGTGGTGGTCGAGGGTTTGGTGATCCTGGCGCTGGTGCTGCTCGGAATGCGCGAGGCGGTGCTCGACGCGATCCCGCGGTCGCTGCGGCTGGCGATCGGCGCCGGCATCGGGTTGTTCATCGCGCTGATCGGGCTGTCGAACGCCGGCATCGTGGTGCAGGGGGTCCCGGCGCCGCCGGCCGGGCCGCTGCTCGCGCCGGGCGATGTCCGCGAGCCGGCCACGGCAATCGCGCTGGCCGGGCTGGCGATCACCGCCGCGCTGCTGGCCTGGCGGGTGAAGGGCGCGTTGCTGCTGGGCATCCTGGCGACCACCGCCATCGCGGCGGCCGCCGGCCAGGTGGCCGCGCCGACCGGCTGGGGCTGGCCGTCGTTCGGCGTGGCGTTGCAGGCCGACGTGCTGGGGGCGTTGAAGTGGGAGCTCGTGCCGCTGTTGTTCGCGGTAATGATGGTCGACTTCTTCGACACCCTCGGCACCGCGACCGCGGTGGCCGAAGAAGGCGGCCTGCTCGACGAGCGGGGTCGCATCCCCGCCGCGCGGCGGCTGCTGGCGGTCGACTCGCTGAGCGCATCGATCGGCGGGCTCTTGGGCGTGAGCTCGGTGACCAGCTACATCGAGTCGGCCGCCGGCGTGGCCGAGGGCGCCCGGACCGGGCTGCACGCGGTGTTCGTCGGGCTGCTGTTCCTGCTGGCGGTGTTCCTGGCTCCGCTGGCGGCAGTCGTGCCGGCGGCGGCCACCGCACCGGCGCTGATCCTGGTTGGGTTTCTGATGCTGCGGCAGCTTGCGGAGCTTGACTTCGAACGGCTCGACGAGGCGATCCCGGCATTCCTGACGCTGCTTACCATCCCGCTGACGTTCTCCATCGCGCACGGCATCGGCTACGGCGTGCTGGCGCACGTGCTGATCAAGCTGCTGAGGGGCCGCTGGTCCGAACTGAACTTGCTGATGTTCGGTATCGCCGCGGCGTTCGCGGCCTACTTCGTACTAGCCGGCTGA